In Alnus glutinosa chromosome 7, dhAlnGlut1.1, whole genome shotgun sequence, the sequence GAACCCAAAGTTAGATATCTAATCTAACTAATGAACACATCTGAATGGAACATTCTAAGTATAAATTTCTTCTCCTCATTAGTTGACAACATATGACTCCCATAACTAAGTGGGCATAGAAGAGAACGCACGCTTTATGTGAGGAAGGACAGGTGTAATCCCATTAGTCCTGCAGTTATGAGCTATGTTCTCTTCAATTTCCCGATCATCATAGTCTGATGTTGTGATGTCAAGCGAAAATGATTTACAAAGATATATGGCCAAAGCACCGGTGCCACTGCCATTGAAAAGAATATTTAGAATCAAAAGACAAACATTAAACCcttagacataaattttttacaaagatACAGAGAACTTACTAAACTGTGAACTAATTAAGAATAACAAAGTAAACAAGGTATTTAAGTGGAAGCAATACAGAACAAGTATCAGAAGACCAAAAAGCTTAAAACTAGTAACTCCGTTTCAtattagatgaggcattttaGGTTTACACCTCAAGCCAGGATTCATGCCACAGAAGAATGGGTCACTAATGAAGCACAAATCTCACacataaacacaaaatattgGGTCTTGACATGTATTAGTTACCCACACAGATGGCAGATGACAGTGAACAGATGTTAATTTTCAAGTATACCACAGACAAACAAGCTTCTATATAATAGATAGGTATTAGTGCAGttgcaaacaaacaacaaagctAGATTTTTACTGCACGAATCAAGAACAAGATGCAAACACAGATCACTATCAACAGGAGTACAAAATCATTATGATAAAGATTGCTAAGAACAAACTTATAGAGTCGCAAAATCATCTAATagtaacaaaaacaaacaatagaTGTACCTGCCCAATTCAATGCATCGTCGGCCTTCTACCCACGAACGGTGCTGAACCAACCATTCTGCAAAAGCAAATGTCCCAGGCCAGAGTAAATTGGCATTCAGCTGATGGAATGAAAATTCTCGGACGACCAGTTCCTACATACAAAGCCAAACACATGGGTAGGTGTTAAAAACAGGACACTAGCCCAAAACCCCCAACAACAAACATTGCAGAAGCTGAGCAACCATTTTGGAAATTGTTAACTCCACCACGGTAATCCATCTCACATATTTACGTAGTACCCGGTAGAATATTAATTCAATGATTAAACCCATATGTGTAGATTTGCATTTCAGTTTTCAAACcaacagaagaaaaagaaaatggcctCATTGATAGAATTTGCACAAACAAACCAAACCCAATTTGGCAAATCCATCCAAATGAACTGTACAGTGATAATCTAAAGCAACAAGGTTTACCATTCCAGGAAATCCATGCCTCCTCTCCTCGTAGCTTTGCTGGGTCTCTGTCGTTTCCTCGTCTGCAAGGAAAACGGCCAGCTTcttaaatttgatataaaacAAGCAAAGCGAAAGagctataaaattataaaaaaaaaaaaaaaaaacaagaacatagagcgagagagtgagtaCGAGAAGAAGCGTCATCGTCGTCTGGAAAAAGCGAAGATGGGGAGAACAGAGCTATGTCCATTGCGTCtcgtttcttttattttctctttcggCTCCAAACTGCTACAAAACACTGAAACAGACCTAGCAAAAGCTATAAGGGAAGGAAATACGGGAAACGACGTGCCGTTGACCATCTCACTGCCCAGTCTGCCCTCTATTTTCAGCGCTAGATCCTCCGGGCTCTAGACTTTACCAGCGATTCCATGTCTAAATTTTAATCaagatttttaagaaaaatgagttACATCTTgttatcttttaattaattaaaaaatattttttttgttaatataataaatatatatatttttttatgtaagtaataatataataaatatttagaTGCAAAAACATATCCCATTgaaatactaattaattaaagctCAAACCAGCTCTACATCGCTATTCTCAAGGCTTCAGGAGAATTGGTAAGCGCACGAAGCACCGTATCACCTCTCCCACTTGAGTCAAATCTCAATTTCGATGCTGCCGGCCATAGTTCATGAAAAACCATGCAAGAAACGTGAGGGCACTGAGGGGGAGCGTCATGCTCCTTCTGACAAGGCAATAGTCGTGACTCATGCACACCATCGGAAAGACCATCAAGTATGTCCCATGCCAAAGCCTATGACCAAATATCATGGACAACCCACGTATAAACCAATTAATGGTCGACACCTGACAGGCCCGGGCAAGGAATGGTCCATTAAGAGCACTAGCAAAAGACACCTaaccatttttcttaatttagaaaaaatttaaaaaatcaaaccactttttttttcctatataaaaACGCCCAACAAtaacttctttttatatttctctatatattaaaataatattttttaccttttatattttattattttaagaaacCAATCTCAGTCTCTCTTTCACACGTCACTTTCTTAATCTCACACTTCTCTTTCACCAACCCATCAAACCCAACACCTATTTCAACTACGCTGCAGCTTCTGTTCATGGCGTGCAGAGCGGAGGAAACCCGCTGCCTCTCCAACAAAAACTTCTTGCAAGCCGATGAGGATACTCGCCAGTCGCCACCTCCTCATTGTCCTCGCTGGTGAGTCCACTCAAAATCGAGGCTACGTCTTCTTCTCCGAGGTCCAGTTCATCCCGGAAGCAGACCTTAAAGCCATCGTCGGCCTTTGGAAATATCATAGCAACAAAAAGTTCAAGTTTAGCGTGCAGAAGAGAGAGGGAAATTTTGCAAGACCTAATGATCAAATCAATCATCTTGCAATCGGCGGCTTCATTGGATTGGATTGAGCTCTGTTTTGGTTCTTTGGGTTTTGGATCTGCATTGGTAGCCTCAGGCGGTTTCGGTTTCGCTTCGGCATTAACTCTGGTTCAGCTGGTTTAGCTTCTGGTTCTAGTTGGGAAATGAAGGACGACGGAAAGAAATGAGGACATGTGAAGTAATTCAAAGGACGCATGAAGGAAACAGAATCTCAGAGAGAggcgtttttttttattattaaaatattatattgggtagctacagtgctagcCAATGTATTGAGAAGTACTGTAGCTTCCCAATGATGACTATCTaaaatagggtaactgctatgacttgattttttttgactttttttaaatttttcctaCTTTACGGAACAgaactacttatagggcatctgctactagtgctctaagtcATGTACACACGATAAATCATCCATTCTCTTAAGTTTAGAAAGTTCAATTCATCTTtcaatgattttattatttgggtGTCGAATTTTTGAgtcagaattgaattcttattctgtttacaaattttaaagttcaactttttttttaaaaaaaaaaaaaaaaaatataatttatttaaaacaaaaaaatagaatcaGAATCATATTCTGTTATTAAAATTGCGAAACAGATAATAAAAGTCTTCGTGCTAATTCTTCTATTTGCACAAGTATTAGAGGCGTTATGTGTTTAGGAGTGATCATGACAGATTTGAACATCATCATTACATGTCCCATTGCCATATCAGaagtattttaaaatgtgtttattattattttttggacaTACATTTTGTGTTCTAatttattattagaaaaattATGCCATGACCCCTCCTACTTTTGCACTTTTTGACATTGAGACCCATGTGtttcaatttgatgaaatcaaggCCCCGTGCTTTGAATAACTtgttatcaaataaataacaaaaatattataaaaatacaattatcaccaattttttttttaaaaataaaaaaattaaaataataataataataataataatgaaaaagcGGCTGCCAAGTGACGAGTATGACGACACCTACCAACCATTTCTAATAGGAAGTCTCAATTTACAAATAATCAAACCATgagtttaatttctttaaaaaaaatgtttctattttctatattgtaattttttttaagtttattagGCGTTATAATATGTTTGGTatattttcgattttttttttttttaatggaagaaATCTTTTATAGAACCAAACTCCAAAACATACACATCAGTACAACCTATACAAAGGGCAAGAGAGTAACATGCTACACTTGGACAAAACAGGATACAGCCTGCAAGCTAATTAAACCTCAAAGCCCAACATATGTTTGGTAGTTTAGAAAGGTAAGtgaagttaaataaataaattaataaaaataaaggcagTGTTTGGtagatttctttttcattatcgTTAATTCGAATAATATATAGAGAACAGCTGGACATGGATGAGTGGTGTGCAACGTACCTAATGCAcaaagtacatatatatatatatatatatataagatctccaaagaaaacgaaaataaataaatataataaaataaaataaaataaattgaaagagatCGAGAAACGGCCGAGATGGTTGGACCAATAATGAGACCTCAGTTTGTGCTGTTCGGTTCGTCCATAGTTGAGTTCAGCTACGGTGACCATGGATGGGGTGCTATTCTTGCCGACATATATGCTCGAAAGGTACGTATATACTtaattcttcatcttcttcatttttccctTTCCTCCATTTTCTAATCCTTTTGATTCTTATATCGTAATCAAATAGTTAATATAGAGTACAGCTGGTATccttaatttgtttcaaatctTAGCTTAATTAGAGCTTAATCACCATCAAGTTCAAGCAAGGAATACTTCTTATAACTTTGAATATTgctttttttataagatttgcACCTTCTCTGTAGAGAATTAAGGatgcttttattttctatattattattattcaacaaAATGGATGGCAACTGGCTGGGCAAGTAGAGGACAgagttttccttcaaatttgGATATGAGAAAATTCTTTCgattcagtttattaaattaacgCATCCTTTTAGAGtacgtgattttttttaagagactTCTGGGACTCATTGGAATTAAGTGAGTTTGGTTGGTAATTAATTATTGGGTATAATAGGCAGACATATTGTTGCGAGGATACGCTGGTTGGACTTCGAGGCAAGCTTTGCAGGTTTTGGATCAAGTTTTTCCAAAGGTATTTCATATAATTTGTATAATTTACTGTTAAATCTTAGCCATACCATGACTGATATTGTCTTGCAAGTAGGCTGTTCATGATCAGATTGTGGATTAACTGTTTTATAGTCTCAAAATTATGGTTAAACATGGATATGGTATGATTTATTGTTCGTTAATTTCATCTTTTTTTGGGCATTTGGTCATGCAAATGGCAGCGTTTTTGCTTGGCATTTATGCATTTTCACCCTTTTAGTTGTgcttaaattaatcatttcttatcagtttaagcttttgtaatcaatcatttcttattagtttaaacttttgaaaatatattttctgtatattcttatttggttgatattgaaaTATTCTGTATATACGAGTTAATTCTAATCAAATATTGGAATTTGATTACCATAGTTGTATTTACTCTAATTAAACCCTATAATAAGAGAcatttgtattgtagacaaacATGTCAATGAGCACAATGTATCCTTTAGAGCTAATTCACAGTGTTGGATGTAAGTTTCTAACACCGAACCACCTTTGATTCCTTGTgtccttttttctctctcttgaatTTCCCCTATTCTTCTCcatattttactttttctataaatattaattttatatggtatcaaagccaaaaaTCCTGAGTTTGAATCTTAATTCCGTAATTTActtcctatttcaattaaatatttcacatgttgcaCACTTGGTCCCTTACCTATTAAAATGGCCGGAGTTTAAGCCCACATTTGAGGAtaagtattaaagtattaattaaatgattaaatttatgtctttccATTAACTTAATCTTTTtggataattgatgatttaacatcGATCCTAAATTTAATTTAGGATGCCGCTCAACAACCTTCCTTGGTGATAGTCTACTTTGGTGGTAATGATTCAATGCGTCCTCACCCATCTGGCTTGGGCCTTCATAGTGCTCATGTACCACTTGTTGAGTATGTTGAAAATATGAGGAAGATAGCAATCCATCTTAAGGTAATCTTTTCGCATAAGGATCCTCTCCGATTGAAAATCAATTGGAGAGGAGTCGATCATTTATATCTAGagatgtttttataattttatatagtataaaattataaaaatacttcTGAATATAAAAGATCAGCTCCTCTCTAGTTCCTCTCAACAGGAGAGAATCATGATCTAATCTTTTCAAGGTAAAGAAAATTAATGTAAATTTGGTACTTATAATTCTAACACGGATCTTTTTGTTTGCCAGAACCTTTCACAGAAGACTCGCATTATCTTTCTTACTGCTCCTCCTACTAATGCGGCAAAAATTTGCGAAACATATGGGTGTGTATAGTTAGCAACTTAATTAGCAACAATCTTttgtattatttcattttaatattatattaaattcttatttattttagaagtttaaaatgataaataataaaaataaaattatgaatttaattatttaaattaataggaGAAACTTCATTACTTCCTCGATGTATCATGAGTTTTACAATGTTACGACCGTCGAATTATCAAAAGTTTCAAGTTGGTATTCTATTTTTCAGCCCCTTTCTAATTTCACTCGTCCGttaaattttctattaaatcttaaaagagaatgccaaaatacttctttttatttttaattttttttattaaaaagaaaaaagtgcatAGTCTGTCCCTGGTGACCCAATGTTAGCCGTGAGCCTggtttagatttttatttttaattaagggtaaatttatatttttataaatcttataGGGGTATAAGAGACATTTCACATGTTAGTCGTTTAAGTTAACACAAAATTCTAACGGTAGTGGGGATTGAAAAATGAGATGATTCAACAGTGACATTGCAAAACCCGTGATACTTCGAGGAAGGCAAGCGAAGTTTCCggaatattaatattttaacatgagTTTAAACTGAGTTCAATCAATTCtaatggcatatatatatatatatatatatgttttgttgCTGGGATCGCTAGTGATCAACTAGCAGAGCTGCGTACAAACGAGTTGTGCGGAATATATTCAGAAGCATGTTTAAAGCTGTGTCAAGAGATGGATGTGAAGGCTGTTGATCTTTGGACTGCACTTCAGAAAAAGGATGGTTGGGCAAATGCTTACTTTACGTAAGTTTGCTTGCATGTGTTGTAGGTtaattaactttatatatatattaattaagtaattaggCAGGTCTTGGATCCTAATTATGCAGGGATGGAATCCATTTATCAGCTGAGGGGAGCAAGGTAGTGGTGAAGGAGATAATGAAGGTTCTTAGGGAGGCAGAATGGGAACCAAGTCTACACTGGAAGTCATTGCCAGCTGAATTTGAACAGCTTTTACCCAATTATCCAGTGAGTTCTGATGTGAAGACCATGTTAAGTGAGGCCAGCTTTCTGAGATACATGCAATGGGAATAGCTCCTAATATCAATGAAATATTGTAGAAAATACCAAATGTTTGACAGCAGCTTCAAATTTTAAGGTTGATTTTATGAAATTGATAGACATTATACACTTCCGAGACAAGTTTTTTTCATGGAAAATTGGAAATTGATATagacttcaatttattaaaGGACAAATTGAAAGGTGTCGTGCCTATCTAATGATCTGTTTGGATTCGCAGTTTCAAAACGTATAATTTAAAAAAcgtgcaatttttaaaaatacagttatgCGTTTAGTAAAATCGTAATTTGAccttttaaattgcactttaaCATTTAAATTCGTGCATTTCTAAAAATAGATACTCTTtcatgcgatttaaaaatacaaatttgtacattttcaaattgcaatttctAAAAACGCACTTTCAAACGATAtgctttttgttattttgtttaaaatcacactcttaactttcaaaattaaaagacaaaacaGACTATAAACATGACAACATGTATGGATATGATCGAGTTTTTTGCCATTGAATATCATTCTTCTCATAGAGATGCAATATCTGGACATCAACCCAAATCCTCTGGAAGTCTTTGATCTACTCAATATTTTGCGCCATTCTTGACATTGAAGACTTTAGGCATGACAAAAATTACCCTtcgctctcttctctctcctctccttCAGACAAAGAACTCCTCTTCCCTGACCGTCGAGGAGGAGGTAGTGAAATCCACAACCTCCTCCTCCCCCTTCCCCCTTActcccctcctcctccttcccCCACCCTTTCTCGCCTCTTCTGATGCTTTTCGTCTCGTTTGAGGCTCCATCCGCCTTTTCAGAGGCTTTATCAATCGCCTGTGGCAATTTATCCAAGTTCAACAGCATCATTGGCCTCTTCTCCCTTGTGGAAGGTCAGATTTCAGCTTCCATATGCCGCCCTCAGCCTTGGATCTGACCTCTTCCTGAagttcttggattttttttaattttttttttttaaaatcagatATGTCCTCTTCAGGAAGCTCCAACACCTCACACGCCACACCACCGTGATCTGGGCTTCCTCCGCTCTGCTCTGACGTCAACTGCTGCTCTATCCGACCACCACACGCTAGAGCATGTCCTACACGCGCTTGCGAGTAGATCTTACTTGCGGGTGCGTGTCCCGCACGCACTGACCCATGGACAGCGCAAAGCCACGCGTGACAGTTACCTCTGCCTTCCACTACTGCTGTCAGCCTCCTGTGGAGATTCTGGCCTTCGCCGGCACGTGGTGTTCACGCGCCGGCAAGTGACCGCTGCTCCACCGGATGCCAATGTGTTGTTCCATTATTTTACATGttttctatagttttttttggcatttttgttttatgtacCTTATCTGTGTCCTCTTTATTTGTTACGCAACTGGTGTTTGAGTCATTTGGACTCTTTATACACCTTTAACCACCTTTACTGGTGGCTTGAGTTCTTGGAATCTGTGCCAATAATCATTATACCCGCATCTTAATTTGATGCAATAGGGCTGTCAAGTgcggaggaggaagaggaagagatttATATTGAAttgttttaattcttattttatgtAAGTTTAATTCTAATCATAAGATGGATTTATGATATTTTAAGGgtgaaatattttaaatttaattctaatcATAAGACGGATTTATGATATTTTAAGGGCGAATTTTCAACCCCTAATTGTAGGcaaatagataccatattcgaTATTCCCACACATGCAGACGAATAATAGAATATGAGTAGGTGAAAGTTGAAATTATCCGCCTTCACATATccatatatatcatttaataaaaagtttTCTCACATTTTCCCAAAAGGAGTATGGTTGCTGGTGGGTTTTATTGACAAATTGAAATTGCATGAGTAAAACACATAGGTTTATAggtattatagttttttttgcTTATTGGTAAAACTAGCTCCAATAGGCGTATGACACTTGTCATCTCATAACTTGTCCTAAGCAGCCCATGAGAAGGTACCAACTAAAAAGATATGGCATTAAAACATTGAAGGGCAAGTTGTGCCCTAAAATTGTTGAGAAGCTTAAGGCCGTCAGTGAAGAGGCAACAGACTGCCTTTCCCGTTATGCTGATGATAGTATGTTTGAAGTAGAGAAGGGACGTAGAACGTACGTCATGGATTTGAGGAAGAGGACAAGTGGATGCAGGAAGTGGGAAATGACTAGGGTCTCATGTGCACATGGATATTCTGCCATAACCTTCCATGGACACAAACCGAAGGATTATGTGGATCACTACTATAGCATTAAGATGTTCAAGAAGGCGTATGCTCCCATGATATATCCAGTTCCTAGTGAGGAAAAGTGGATTTGGATCAACCACGGTGTTTTGGAACTGCCTAAATCAAGAGTGGCCCTAGGCAGACCTCGAAAGGCCAGAACAAGAAGTCCTGATGAGTCAAGAGAACCAAAGAATCCTTACAGGATGAGGAAGTTTGGAGTGAAAGGTAAATGCAGTTTCTGCAAACTGTTTGGACACAATACCAAGACTTGTCCAAAGAAGAAGTATCTGGCATCAAATTATAGGCAACCCGCGACAgaagttgagttgcctattccATCTCCAGCAAGTGTGAGTTTCCTCTCTCCATATACTTGTATTGTATTATTGTTGATGTATtgagtttatatatttttgattACTTAAATGTGTAATATCTTGTTTGCTATGTTATTCATGTTGGGCTTCAGACACAAAGTGTTGGAAGTAGCAGTAGTCGAAGAGAAGATACAAAGCTAGCAACCTCAAGTCGAAGGGGAGGTGCACAGCCACATAACAAAAAGTAAACAACGTATTCCTATCATGAGCATTTATGAATATAAACCAAACACTAGACTGATTACATACATGATTTTTTTGGTTGTTAGATTCCTATAAGGAGAGGTGTTTTAATTGATCGCAGTTGTGCTTCAAAGCAACCCATTGTAGCAGCTACTTCATCTGTTCAAAGACATGTGGTATTATGAtttatttgttactttattttagtgtttttagaactcaacattttttttttatttgggtatTTATCAATCTCACTGATACTAAACTTATGGCAGGAAAATACTGTTGGACTTATAGTGCCATGTTGGAACAGGCAACCTCCAGCACCCAGACCACCTCCACCACCCAAGAAAGTGTCTGACAGATTAAAAGCCCAATGGCGCAGCGTtccaacaaatccaaaacccacAGTTTGAATTGACCTAACTGCTAGAACAACTATTGAAGATGTAGGTGGAGGGAAAGTATACGAATTGAACCCAATCACCCCACCTGTTGCTGCAAAAGAGAAATCCAAAGGAAAAAAGCGTTGTGCATACCATTGAAAAAGGAATACATATTATGGAGTCcaagttgaagaagaaaaagccaCAATGGAAGCATTGACAAGTGTTTTGGACAATTTGCACAATTTGTGTAATGTAATGAAATGTTAGGAAATGGTTGGACAAGTTTGGTAAATGCAGGTTTATGGATTATGTAGCTTGGTTGCGTGTTTGGATAGTGGACTATGGATTATGTAGCTTGGTTTATGGATTATGTGTGTTTGAAGAATATGGATTATGGAATATGTAGCTTGGTTTATGGATTATGTGTGTTTGAACAATATGGATTATGTAGCTTGGTTTATGGATTGTGTGTTTGAAGAATCTGGATTATATAGGTTTATGAATTATGGATTATGTGTGTTTGAAGAATATTTGATAAATGCAGGTTTTGGTAAAAGTATGTGTTTGGACATAATTAGATGAATGTTTGGTATATTGAGAAAGTTTGGGCAGATGCATGTTCTGTACATTGTGAAGGCTTTGTTGGGTCAATTTGACTATTGGAAACAACTTGCCAAGTTGTTTCAAAAACTTGGCTTGTTGCAAACTTGCCAACTTACCAATTTGACTAATGTTTGTTTCAGTTTGCCAACTTACCAATTTGACTAATGAAAACAATATCATTAGGTTCCACTTACATTGTTTGACAAGTAATATAAAGTTAAGAAAAAATGGACACAACTTGCCAAGTTAAAAATGTGCATATGCGTCTTCTATTGTAAAGAACAACAAGACAACAAGTTAAAAATTGTGCACATAAACTAGAAAGCATCATTCATCACATACATCCCTTTCTTCATGTTTAGGTTATAGTGAGCCTGTTTGGTAACCAAttggaaaattttcaatttccaattcccatttcacttctcccaaaaatatcaaataaaaaacattctaacttttttacactttttacatcatatcaataattttttattactattcaaataaaaaaattcactacaaaacaaaactttttcacttttctataaaactttctcaaattttatatcacatcaatcactttttactactattcaaataaatatttcaattcACAATCCATTACCAAACAACTCCAGTATGTTGTGTACAAAAGATCAACCCtaaacacatacaaaaaaaTGGCATATATTACACACCCTTGTGATGGCCTACATTACAAAAAATGACTATTGTCTTCAAGGTAACAACATGCGATCACATCCAGCTTCAAATACACCATTTGATGCTGATCCAGCTATAAACAGGTACGCCACGATCTGTAACGCCTCGAACCGGCTAGGGTTAGGGTCGTCCTTATACAAACTCAGAGACGCAAAAATCATAAGGTTTGCCAAAGCACTCAACTAGGATGCATGATTTCTAAAGTAAACAGAAATGGATAAATTCATAAACTTCATTACAACCGGAAAACGATTATCAAAATAACAGTTAAGTCTGACAACATAGATAAAAGCTTAAAAGGCGTAAGTTCGTGCTAGTGCACTTGAGACAGCAAAAGGGTCATGCAATGCTCCTACCGCTAGCCTAAATTCTCAATTTTCGGTTGCCTAAGTTTCATTGctcaaaacctgaaaacaaaacaaaataagagtgagcgagaaatgctcggTAAAGTagtcctcaaccataaaacaattgagttaaattcattttctttagaacctcaaaaacaatttatttcctgACGCAGTTCAAGACACAATTAACACATATCACTATTTACACAAAATAACCTTCTTATTAAAATCTTTTCTTAAAACATTGAATCTCTTAAAAACCCTTCCAAACTTCTTATGACATATCGTTAATAAATTGCGATTCAATTCTCAATAAAACTAAGTTAAGGCCTATCCTTTATATGAAACATACaattatattaacaaacaaGCAAAAAGGGGAATGACTTGACTGAAAATAAAGAAGGTTTATTGTATTTTCTCAACTTGAATTTACAAGGACAGCAGTGCTCCTTTTATATACATACGCTAGACTAAGTATAGAAAGAATAATGGTGATTAATTACAGAAAATTCTAGGTGATATGCATTCAGAAAATGTTGACATTTGCTGAGGTAAATTTCCTTGAGAGAGAGCAGCCTTGCTGCGTACTCAAATCTGACATAGGTAGAGTATGGTAAGTCAAGGCACAGGATTTACTGGACTGGGGTGGAACTTCCTTAATATAGTTGATAGTCTCGGCTGGTTCCAGGATTTGAGGAGTGACTGAATGTGGAGGAGATACTCCTTGCGTAGCACATTGGTTGAATCCCATGATTGGAGGGATTGCATGATTTGGGGAACTGATTTGGAAAGAAGGGATTCGAGAAGCTGCTGAATGGACATGATGTGCAGCAAGTTTGGAGCCTGTGTTGTCTCCAACGGCTAGTAGCCATTGGGCTGCTGGGTTGTCTCTAACACCCCCTCGCAAGCTAATGGGGGATGGAATCACCATGAGCTTGAGTCGAAGATAAACAAACCGAGCAGAACCTAAACCTTTGGTAAAAATATCAACCACCTGATCATCTGTGGAGATAAATTTGAGAAGAACATCTTGATTTAGGACCTTTTCTCGCACAAAATGATAATCAACCTCGATATGCTT encodes:
- the LOC133873529 gene encoding protein N-terminal and lysine N-methyltransferase EFM7 isoform X2; the encoded protein is MDIALFSPSSLFPDDDDASSHEETTETQQSYEERRHGFPGMELVVREFSFHQLNANLLWPGTFAFAEWLVQHRSWVEGRRCIELGSGTGALAIYLCKSFSLDITTSDYDDREIEENIAHNCRTNGITPVLPHIKHTWGDTFPVADPDWDLIIASDILLYVKQYANLIKTLSFLLKSYKPKDNQAVPLMEIEQNGGFRLPKPAFLMSWRRRIGKEDESLFFTGCENAGLEVKHIGSRVYCIKPRETTALETI
- the LOC133873529 gene encoding protein N-terminal and lysine N-methyltransferase EFM7 isoform X1; protein product: MDIALFSPSSLFPDDDDASSHEETTETQQSYEERRHGFPGMELVVREFSFHQLNANLLWPGTFAFAEWLVQHRSWVEGRRCIELGSGTGALAIYLCKSFSLDITTSDYDDREIEENIAHNCRTNGITPVLPHIKHTWGDTFPVADPDWDLIIASDILLYVKQYANLIKTLSFLLKSYKPKDNQAVPLMEIEQNGEKAGFRLPKPAFLMSWRRRIGKEDESLFFTGCENAGLEVKHIGSRVYCIKPRETTALETI
- the LOC133873117 gene encoding GDSL esterase/lipase WDL1-like, producing the protein MVGPIMRPQFVLFGSSIVEFSYGDHGWGAILADIYARKADILLRGYAGWTSRQALQVLDQVFPKDAAQQPSLVIVYFGGNDSMRPHPSGLGLHSAHVPLVEYVENMRKIAIHLKNLSQKTRIIFLTAPPTNAAKICETYGDQLAELRTNELCGIYSEACLKLCQEMDVKAVDLWTALQKKDGWANAYFTDGIHLSAEGSKVVVKEIMKVLREAEWEPSLHWKSLPAEFEQLLPNYPVSSDVKTMLSEASFLRYMQWE
- the LOC133872274 gene encoding uncharacterized protein LOC133872274; this encodes MRRYQLKRYGIKTLKGKLCPKIVEKLKAVSEEATDCLSRYADDSMFEVEKGRRTYVMDLRKRTSGCRKWEMTRVSCAHGYSAITFHGHKPKDYVDHYYSIKMFKKAYAPMIYPVPSEEKWIWINHGVLELPKSRVALGRPRKARTRSPDESREPKNPYRMRKFGVKGKCSFCKLFGHNTKTCPKKKYLASNYRQPATEVELPIPSPASTQSVGSSSSRREDTKLATSSRRGGAQPHNKKFL